The following are encoded in a window of Halorarum salinum genomic DNA:
- a CDS encoding GTPBP1 family GTP-binding protein — MSADRAALERAIERGEEEGGYIEFKTRLTRAVHLADGRLESLAAQLRHRVLSGDGEALYVVGVTDDGGIAGISPEEFSESMDVLSLLAEEAEAHIHEVETWSAGRGPADEEGLVGLATIRQGAMLETDDEHIVVGTAGHVDHGKSTLVGSLVTGEADDGEGGTRSFLDVQPHEVERGLSADLSYAVYGFDDDGQVRMDNPHRKSDRARVVQEADRLVSFVDTVGHEPWLRTTIRGLVGQKLDYGLLVVAADDGPTKTTREHLGILLAMDLPTLVAVTKVDAVSDERAAEVEREVESMLRDVGQTPLRAERHGVRTAVEEVGDGVVPVFGTSAVTREGLDELDELLEALPKRTSDADAAFRMYVDRSYDVKGVGAVASGTVQAGTVEAGDELLLGPMADGSFREVEVRSIEMHYHRVDRAKAGRIVGIALKGVREEELQRGMALVPRSADARPVRSFEAEVMVLNHPTRIQEGYEPVIHLETVSEAAEFRPEGGRLLPGDTGETAVEFKFRPYLVEEGQRFVFREGRSKGVGTVTDVNFADE, encoded by the coding sequence ATGAGCGCTGACCGCGCCGCGCTCGAGCGGGCCATCGAGCGTGGCGAGGAGGAGGGCGGGTACATCGAGTTCAAGACCCGCCTCACGCGGGCGGTCCACCTCGCGGACGGCCGCCTCGAGAGTCTCGCCGCGCAACTGCGCCACCGCGTCCTCTCGGGCGACGGCGAGGCGCTGTACGTCGTCGGCGTCACCGACGACGGCGGCATCGCGGGCATCTCGCCCGAGGAGTTCTCCGAGAGCATGGACGTGCTCTCGCTGCTCGCCGAGGAGGCGGAGGCACACATCCACGAGGTCGAGACGTGGAGCGCGGGCCGGGGGCCGGCCGACGAGGAGGGGCTGGTCGGGCTGGCGACGATCCGCCAGGGCGCGATGCTGGAGACCGACGACGAGCACATCGTCGTCGGCACGGCGGGCCACGTCGACCACGGCAAGTCGACGCTCGTCGGCTCGCTCGTGACGGGCGAGGCCGACGACGGCGAGGGCGGCACCCGCTCGTTCCTCGACGTCCAGCCCCACGAGGTCGAGCGCGGCCTGTCCGCGGACCTCTCGTACGCGGTCTACGGCTTCGACGACGACGGACAGGTGCGGATGGACAACCCCCACCGGAAGTCCGACCGGGCACGCGTCGTCCAGGAGGCCGACAGGCTCGTCTCGTTCGTCGACACCGTCGGCCACGAGCCCTGGCTCCGGACGACCATCCGGGGGCTGGTGGGCCAGAAGCTCGACTACGGCCTGCTCGTCGTCGCCGCGGACGACGGGCCGACGAAGACCACCCGCGAGCACCTCGGCATCCTGCTCGCGATGGACCTCCCCACGCTCGTCGCGGTGACGAAGGTCGACGCGGTGTCCGACGAGCGCGCCGCCGAGGTCGAACGCGAGGTGGAGTCGATGCTGCGGGACGTCGGCCAGACGCCGCTCCGGGCCGAGCGCCACGGCGTCCGGACGGCCGTCGAGGAGGTCGGCGACGGCGTCGTCCCCGTGTTCGGCACCTCGGCGGTGACCCGCGAGGGGCTCGACGAACTCGACGAACTGCTGGAGGCGCTCCCGAAGCGGACGAGCGACGCCGACGCGGCGTTCCGGATGTACGTCGACCGGAGCTACGACGTGAAGGGCGTCGGCGCCGTCGCCTCGGGCACCGTCCAGGCCGGGACGGTGGAGGCGGGCGACGAACTCCTGCTCGGTCCGATGGCGGACGGCTCCTTCCGCGAGGTGGAGGTCCGATCCATCGAAATGCACTACCACCGCGTCGACAGGGCCAAGGCGGGCCGCATCGTCGGCATCGCGCTGAAGGGCGTCCGCGAGGAGGAACTCCAGCGCGGGATGGCGCTCGTCCCGCGCTCCGCGGACGCCCGTCCGGTCCGCTCGTTCGAGGCCGAGGTGATGGTGCTCAACCACCCGACCCGCATCCAGGAGGGGTACGAACCGGTCATCCACCTCGAGACCGTCAGCGAGGCGGCGGAGTTCCGGCCCGAGGGGGGGAGGCTCCTCCCGGGCGACACCGGCGAGACGG